The following proteins are encoded in a genomic region of Fervidobacterium pennivorans DSM 9078:
- a CDS encoding LacI family DNA-binding transcriptional regulator, whose amino-acid sequence MVSIEDVALKAGVSIATVSRVLNGTGYVSEETELKVLKAIKELGYRPHFSAQALARRKNFEVGIVVSRRIQEILSTEIGVFYKIILEAIESASAMYKISTETICLDDWDFKTNHDGYILVGSDATEEQILKLSSKAKVVLVDHYIDGLRVNSIVSDGYDGVFFVTKEIISKGLNRIVHLHGPLKYYGFRDRYNGYVSAMTRYGKLPITYEYDDLHEDVDNVLKKMLRDWVPEAIICSNDVIALRTLSKLRELGYKIPEDISVIGFDDIPAAEREGLSTLRVQKSELGLNAVKRIYELLTGQSLHPYKQCLYTLFVKRNSSKY is encoded by the coding sequence ATGGTTTCGATAGAAGATGTTGCGTTGAAAGCAGGTGTTTCGATTGCCACAGTTTCGAGGGTACTCAATGGAACTGGATATGTTTCTGAAGAAACTGAATTGAAGGTGCTTAAAGCTATAAAAGAACTTGGATATAGACCACATTTTTCTGCACAAGCACTTGCCAGAAGGAAGAATTTTGAGGTTGGGATAGTAGTAAGTAGGAGAATTCAAGAGATACTTTCAACGGAAATAGGGGTCTTTTACAAGATTATTTTGGAAGCTATTGAAAGTGCATCGGCTATGTACAAGATCTCCACTGAAACGATTTGTTTAGATGATTGGGATTTTAAAACAAATCATGATGGTTATATATTGGTTGGTAGTGATGCAACGGAAGAACAGATACTTAAGCTTAGCTCTAAAGCAAAAGTTGTGCTTGTTGATCACTATATAGACGGATTGCGAGTGAATAGCATTGTGAGTGATGGTTACGATGGTGTGTTCTTTGTCACAAAGGAAATTATAAGTAAGGGTTTGAATCGTATCGTGCATTTACACGGCCCGTTGAAGTATTACGGGTTTAGAGATAGGTACAACGGATATGTAAGTGCGATGACAAGGTATGGAAAATTGCCTATCACGTACGAGTACGATGATTTGCACGAAGATGTTGACAATGTTCTAAAAAAAATGCTGAGAGATTGGGTTCCTGAAGCAATAATCTGTTCAAACGATGTGATAGCTCTTCGAACGCTTTCAAAACTCAGAGAATTGGGATACAAGATTCCAGAAGATATCAGTGTTATAGGGTTCGATGATATACCAGCAGCGGAAAGAGAAGGGTTATCGACACTGAGAGTTCAGAAATCAGAACTTGGTTTAAACGCAGTAAAGAGGATTTACGAATTATTGACAGGTCAGAGTTTGCATCCATACAAACAGTGTTTGTATACGTTATTTGTTAAAAGAAATTCTTCTAAATATTAA
- a CDS encoding carbohydrate ABC transporter permease, whose translation MSNCSKLGKKERAFGYSVIFPYLAYTAVFWGYPFIWMVVLAFTKWNYFSKPQFVFLNNFLRIFTDSLVIRIALNTLNFLAYLIPMVLFASLLFAMALTKVKFGKTFIMLSFLVANVSSGVAYSLLFSNLFSINGPINRLVDSLFGFTIPWFSNPQLAVFSICLIITWKFIGYYGLIIYAGLLSIPQSIYEAAELDGADKKTIFWKITLPLLNPSLITVTVLAITLTFGIFTEPYMITGGGPMQRTTTFLIYMYDTAFKRIDPSYATTVAIVTALVSYALVMLIRKFFEKEVVFV comes from the coding sequence ATGTCAAATTGCTCGAAACTTGGTAAGAAGGAAAGAGCATTTGGTTATTCGGTTATATTTCCTTACTTAGCTTACACGGCGGTTTTTTGGGGCTATCCGTTCATTTGGATGGTTGTCTTGGCTTTCACAAAATGGAATTATTTTTCAAAACCACAGTTTGTATTCTTGAACAACTTTCTTAGAATATTCACCGATAGTTTGGTCATTCGGATAGCCCTTAATACTTTGAATTTTCTTGCTTATTTGATACCAATGGTGTTATTTGCTTCACTCCTTTTTGCAATGGCATTGACAAAGGTGAAATTTGGTAAGACTTTCATCATGCTCAGCTTTTTGGTTGCGAATGTTTCATCAGGTGTTGCTTATTCGCTTTTGTTTTCGAATCTATTTTCTATCAACGGACCAATAAACAGACTTGTAGATAGTTTATTTGGATTCACAATCCCTTGGTTCAGTAATCCGCAATTGGCAGTTTTTTCGATTTGTCTGATCATCACGTGGAAATTCATAGGTTACTATGGGTTGATAATATACGCAGGGTTGCTCTCGATACCCCAATCGATTTACGAAGCCGCAGAGCTTGACGGTGCCGATAAAAAGACGATATTTTGGAAAATCACTCTTCCGTTACTCAATCCATCGCTTATCACCGTGACGGTGCTTGCAATCACACTAACGTTTGGTATCTTCACCGAACCGTACATGATTACAGGTGGCGGACCCATGCAAAGAACGACTACGTTCTTGATTTACATGTACGACACTGCTTTTAAGAGAATAGATCCATCGTACGCAACTACAGTGGCAATAGTAACAGCTTTAGTTAGTTATGCACTTGTAATGCTTATACGAAAGTTCTTTGAGAAAGAAGTGGTGTTCGTATGA
- a CDS encoding carbohydrate ABC transporter permease produces the protein MKRERIVSWVITVVLLALAFLWIYPYVWLVMSSFKPAEDIYTTFLPKRLTLEHYKFIFLMANKFQRPFVRAFLNSLFITTTVTFSVLITSAIIGYVVSKIEFKIGKYVFNFLIYQMLFPGFMFMIPMFILIRNLGWLNTYQALIVPSLTSSWGVFMFAQSFKTIPKDYIDAAKIDGANNFWIVFRIMLPLAKSTASIVGMFTFIGTWDNFLWPLMVMKDYNRMPLSVLLASFNHEYASYIGPVLAGAVIQTIPMVLIFLVLRQYFLQGISMSLR, from the coding sequence ATGAAAAGAGAACGCATCGTTTCATGGGTTATCACTGTCGTGCTTCTGGCACTTGCGTTCTTGTGGATTTACCCGTATGTATGGCTTGTAATGTCTTCGTTTAAACCAGCAGAGGATATATACACGACATTTTTACCAAAAAGGCTCACCCTTGAGCATTACAAGTTTATATTCCTAATGGCCAACAAGTTCCAAAGACCTTTTGTAAGAGCTTTTTTGAATAGTCTTTTCATAACCACGACTGTTACGTTTTCTGTTTTGATCACATCAGCAATTATAGGGTACGTTGTATCAAAGATAGAGTTCAAAATTGGTAAGTACGTTTTCAATTTCCTGATATACCAGATGCTCTTTCCGGGATTTATGTTCATGATACCTATGTTCATTTTGATAAGAAACCTTGGATGGCTTAATACTTATCAAGCGCTTATTGTACCATCTTTGACAAGTTCATGGGGCGTGTTCATGTTTGCACAATCTTTCAAGACTATCCCAAAAGATTACATAGATGCCGCAAAGATAGATGGTGCAAATAACTTTTGGATTGTTTTTAGAATTATGTTACCACTGGCAAAGTCTACCGCTTCGATAGTTGGAATGTTCACATTCATAGGTACGTGGGATAACTTCCTGTGGCCACTTATGGTGATGAAAGATTACAACAGGATGCCACTTTCAGTTTTGCTTGCATCTTTCAATCATGAATACGCAAGTTACATAGGTCCTGTACTTGCAGGTGCAGTTATCCAGACTATTCCAATGGTATTAATTTTCCTTGTGTTAAGGCAATACTTCTTGCAAGGTATATCAATGTCGTTAAGATAA
- a CDS encoding extracellular solute-binding protein, whose product MRKVLIGLILGLIVTLTWAVELVFWTAPNPLQEEFWKTIVAQWNKARPDIQIKVQTIPAAGSSEEAILTAIAAGNAPDFSENIFSGFAAQLADIGAIYPLDTFGADFQKLIETRKMKNIIEGWKIKGKYYVFPIYSNPMLFWWRGDLLKKLGYNNPPRTYNDIYEVSKKFADGKTKFTMQVVVGRNWWDRWFDFITYYYAASGGKPYIDVAKRKVNFGDDTGKQIVQFIYTMFEKKYTAVELGDNPFYKGVILGKITGPWEVNWAKETFPKVVPEIWFSAPPVPDNYPKDKPIYTFADSKGLVIYSTSKYKKEAFEFISWVFSNAQNDALWIEKTKMPPAREDLTTNPLFAKYMDDKFFKAYCEFVPYAVPPALIDKTIDIQQAMTTQLIEPLMYLKGKPLDILDKAVKEINKLLF is encoded by the coding sequence ATGAGGAAAGTTTTGATCGGTTTGATACTGGGTCTGATTGTTACGTTGACGTGGGCAGTTGAACTTGTCTTTTGGACTGCACCAAATCCTTTGCAAGAAGAGTTTTGGAAAACCATCGTAGCTCAATGGAATAAAGCAAGACCAGATATACAAATTAAAGTTCAAACTATACCCGCAGCCGGAAGTTCGGAAGAGGCGATACTTACAGCAATTGCCGCAGGAAACGCACCAGATTTTTCTGAAAACATCTTCAGCGGCTTTGCTGCTCAACTTGCCGATATCGGTGCGATTTATCCATTGGATACCTTTGGTGCTGATTTTCAAAAGCTTATAGAAACAAGGAAGATGAAAAACATCATCGAAGGTTGGAAGATTAAAGGCAAGTATTACGTTTTCCCAATTTATTCAAACCCGATGTTGTTCTGGTGGAGAGGCGATTTACTTAAGAAACTTGGTTACAACAACCCACCAAGGACGTACAACGATATTTACGAAGTCAGTAAAAAGTTTGCAGATGGAAAGACGAAATTCACAATGCAAGTTGTCGTGGGAAGAAACTGGTGGGATAGATGGTTCGATTTTATAACTTATTATTACGCAGCGTCTGGTGGTAAACCGTACATAGATGTTGCAAAAAGAAAAGTAAACTTCGGTGATGATACTGGAAAGCAGATAGTTCAATTTATTTACACGATGTTTGAAAAGAAATACACAGCAGTTGAGCTCGGTGATAATCCATTCTATAAAGGTGTAATACTTGGTAAGATCACAGGTCCGTGGGAAGTTAACTGGGCAAAGGAAACATTCCCGAAAGTTGTTCCAGAAATCTGGTTCTCAGCACCACCTGTTCCAGATAATTATCCGAAAGATAAACCCATTTATACATTTGCTGATTCAAAAGGATTAGTTATTTACTCGACATCAAAGTACAAAAAGGAAGCTTTTGAATTCATCTCTTGGGTTTTTTCAAATGCACAAAACGATGCTCTGTGGATAGAAAAGACTAAGATGCCACCTGCAAGGGAAGATTTAACGACAAATCCGCTCTTTGCAAAGTACATGGATGACAAGTTCTTCAAAGCGTACTGTGAGTTTGTTCCATACGCCGTACCACCCGCACTTATCGATAAGACTATCGATATTCAACAAGCTATGACCACACAACTTATAGAACCTTTGATGTATCTTAAAGGTAAACCACTCGATATCCTTGATAAGGCTGTGAAGGAAATCAACAAATTATTATTCTGA
- a CDS encoding glycoside hydrolase family 130 protein, producing the protein MDLKLKRHPLSPLLAPVPGHIWEDKFVFNCAVVYDGELFHLLYRAQGQDMVSRIGYAVSTDGVHFNRLEKPVFSPACQDELYGVEDPRITKLGDKYYMLYTAYSPKGPRVAMASTKNFITWERYGIVIKDEIDNKDAALFPEKINGKYIMIHRFPPDIWFAYSDDLINWGNYVKVAGPREGYWDNLKVGAGAPPIKTPYGWLLLYHGVEDAPRPIYRLGFMLLDLNDPTKVLKRSEKPILEPEEDWEIFGGVPNVVFSDAMVEYNGQYYVYYGAADNYIALATISVDEVFEWCKS; encoded by the coding sequence ATGGATTTAAAACTGAAAAGACACCCGCTTAGCCCTTTATTAGCACCAGTCCCAGGTCATATATGGGAAGATAAGTTCGTATTCAACTGCGCAGTAGTTTACGATGGTGAATTGTTCCATCTTCTTTACAGAGCGCAAGGACAGGATATGGTTTCAAGGATAGGTTACGCAGTTAGTACAGATGGTGTACATTTCAACAGGTTGGAAAAACCCGTCTTCTCACCGGCTTGCCAAGATGAACTTTACGGTGTGGAGGATCCAAGAATCACGAAGTTAGGAGATAAATATTATATGCTCTATACTGCGTATTCCCCGAAAGGTCCAAGAGTTGCAATGGCTTCAACAAAGAATTTCATCACTTGGGAAAGATATGGCATTGTGATAAAAGATGAAATTGACAACAAAGATGCAGCTTTGTTTCCAGAGAAAATTAATGGTAAATACATAATGATTCATAGGTTCCCCCCTGATATATGGTTCGCATATTCCGATGACCTTATCAATTGGGGTAATTACGTTAAAGTAGCAGGTCCAAGGGAAGGTTACTGGGATAATCTCAAAGTTGGTGCGGGTGCTCCACCGATAAAAACTCCGTATGGATGGTTATTACTCTATCATGGCGTTGAAGATGCACCAAGACCGATATACAGACTCGGATTTATGCTTCTTGATTTGAACGATCCAACGAAAGTATTGAAAAGAAGCGAAAAACCAATACTTGAACCTGAAGAAGATTGGGAGATATTTGGTGGAGTACCGAATGTGGTATTTAGTGATGCGATGGTTGAATACAACGGTCAGTATTACGTTTATTACGGTGCTGCCGATAATTACATCGCACTTGCAACGATAAGTGTCGATGAAGTATTTGAATGGTGCAAATCATAA
- a CDS encoding IS1182 family transposase, with protein MLTINKDKSRREQIESVSIEQLVPHDHLVRKIESAINFDFIYDLVKDKYCLNNGRPSIDPVVLIKITIIQYMFGIKSMRQTIKEIQTNVAYRWFLGFGFSDTIPHFSTFSKNYERRFKGTDLFEQIFNKILQQAIEHGLVNMDAVFMDSTHIKASANKKKYEKVFVEEQTKTYKQALEEEINKDRQKHGLKPLDFTHEKVKLKEIKISTTDPDSGMINKNEKEHQFGYSAHIACDKNGIILSCITTPANVHDSMVFENLFNKTKKNAGKSKRAALDAGYKTPPICKLLMDEGIVPCMPYTRAQHKEGYFKKRQFVYDEYYDCYICPQGQILEYSTTNRKGYKEYKSDPKVCEKCEDLGRCTSSKNHTKIITRHVWEEYMEEVEYLRHTKECKELYKERSKTIERVFADLKEKHGMRVTMLRGIEKVHMQVLLTCTCFNMKKLANWIWKKGKGGPGKGKNLEVLLEFFSKVVLAIIKPHLSFIEKWGFVNNLMRA; from the coding sequence ATGCTGACCATCAACAAAGATAAATCACGCAGAGAACAAATCGAATCCGTCTCCATCGAGCAACTCGTCCCTCATGACCACCTCGTCAGAAAAATCGAATCCGCCATCAATTTCGATTTCATCTACGACCTTGTCAAAGACAAGTACTGCCTCAATAATGGCAGACCTAGTATTGACCCCGTTGTGTTAATTAAAATTACCATTATCCAATATATGTTCGGCATAAAATCCATGCGTCAAACCATAAAGGAAATACAAACAAACGTCGCATACAGATGGTTTCTCGGATTCGGGTTTTCTGATACCATCCCTCATTTCAGCACGTTCAGTAAAAACTACGAACGTAGGTTCAAAGGAACCGATTTGTTTGAGCAAATCTTCAACAAAATACTGCAGCAAGCAATCGAGCATGGCTTGGTAAATATGGATGCCGTGTTCATGGATTCAACACACATCAAAGCAAGTGCGAACAAGAAAAAGTACGAGAAGGTATTTGTAGAGGAGCAAACCAAGACATACAAACAAGCTTTAGAAGAAGAAATAAACAAAGATAGGCAAAAACACGGATTGAAGCCTTTGGATTTCACACATGAGAAAGTAAAACTGAAGGAAATAAAAATAAGCACGACAGACCCAGATAGCGGGATGATAAACAAAAATGAAAAAGAACACCAGTTCGGATATTCTGCACACATAGCATGCGATAAGAACGGGATAATACTAAGCTGTATAACAACACCAGCAAATGTCCACGACAGCATGGTGTTTGAGAACTTATTCAATAAAACAAAAAAGAACGCTGGCAAATCGAAAAGGGCAGCTTTGGATGCAGGATACAAGACTCCACCGATATGTAAGCTATTGATGGACGAAGGTATAGTCCCGTGCATGCCATACACACGTGCACAACACAAAGAAGGGTATTTCAAAAAAAGACAATTCGTATACGATGAATATTACGATTGCTACATATGTCCACAAGGGCAGATATTAGAATACTCAACAACAAACAGAAAAGGGTACAAAGAATACAAATCGGATCCGAAGGTATGTGAGAAATGTGAAGATTTAGGTAGATGTACAAGCAGTAAGAATCACACGAAGATAATCACCCGACATGTATGGGAAGAATACATGGAAGAAGTAGAGTATTTAAGGCACACGAAAGAATGTAAAGAGTTGTACAAAGAAAGAAGCAAGACGATAGAGAGGGTATTTGCGGACTTGAAGGAGAAGCACGGTATGAGGGTGACGATGCTGAGGGGGATAGAAAAGGTGCACATGCAAGTGTTATTGACTTGCACATGTTTTAACATGAAAAAATTAGCGAATTGGATATGGAAAAAGGGGAAGGGAGGTCCAGGGAAGGGCAAAAATTTGGAAGTTTTATTAGAATTTTTCTCAAAAGTTGTATTGGCGATAATAAAACCCCACCTTTCGTTTATCGAAAAGTGGGGGTTTGTCAACAATCTGATGCGGGCATAG
- the aglA gene encoding alpha-glucosidase AglA → MNNLKIGIIGAGSAVFSMRIISDLCKMPKLSGSHVVLMDIDEARLRNTGILANELSRVFGANLKIETTTDMTKVIDGADFVINTAMAGGHSYLDKVREIGEKHGYYRGIDAQNYNFVSDYLNLTNWNQFSLFLKIAKMIEKFAPNAWYLQAANPVFEGTTLVSTQTSIKMVGFCHGHYAVESLANLIGVKEYDWQVGGVNHGIWLTKFTTKDGKDLYPEIDKYKGKIQHKPSNPFDDQLSPVAWDMYDFYGLFPIGDTVRNSTWKYHRDLETKKRWYGEPWGGADSELGWKWYVEQLYKVVEIINQFATAIENGLTLEKVKDSMNLMPWLEDDWKNMVNELLDSEKLSGEQHVPFIDSVVNGTKRRFVVNMINKGKIKGIDDDVAVEICAWVSGENIEFEETHLPERVINWYIKPRVLLAKQALEAFLKKDTKLVADIIERDWRTKSSEQVKKLIDELYPFVIAEMKKIIEN, encoded by the coding sequence ATGAACAACCTGAAGATAGGTATCATAGGAGCTGGTAGCGCCGTTTTTTCGATGAGAATTATCTCGGACCTTTGTAAAATGCCAAAACTCAGCGGCTCACACGTTGTACTGATGGATATCGACGAAGCAAGGCTAAGAAACACTGGTATACTCGCCAACGAATTATCAAGAGTTTTCGGTGCAAATTTGAAGATAGAAACTACAACGGATATGACAAAAGTAATAGATGGCGCAGATTTCGTAATTAACACAGCTATGGCTGGTGGGCATAGTTACCTTGACAAAGTCAGAGAAATTGGGGAAAAGCACGGATACTACAGAGGTATCGATGCGCAAAATTATAACTTCGTTTCTGACTATCTTAACCTCACAAATTGGAATCAATTTTCACTTTTTTTGAAAATAGCTAAGATGATTGAAAAATTTGCACCTAACGCCTGGTATTTGCAAGCTGCAAATCCAGTGTTTGAAGGTACAACCCTGGTTTCGACGCAAACATCAATAAAAATGGTAGGCTTTTGTCACGGGCACTATGCAGTTGAGAGTTTGGCCAATTTAATTGGGGTGAAAGAATATGATTGGCAAGTGGGTGGTGTCAACCACGGTATTTGGCTAACAAAATTTACAACAAAAGATGGGAAAGATCTTTACCCGGAAATCGATAAATACAAAGGTAAAATTCAACACAAGCCATCAAATCCATTTGACGACCAATTGTCACCTGTTGCATGGGATATGTACGATTTTTATGGACTATTCCCAATAGGCGATACTGTGAGAAATTCGACATGGAAATACCACAGGGATTTAGAAACAAAGAAAAGATGGTATGGTGAACCATGGGGTGGTGCCGATTCGGAATTAGGTTGGAAATGGTATGTAGAACAATTATACAAAGTTGTCGAAATCATCAACCAATTTGCAACAGCTATCGAAAATGGTCTTACGTTGGAAAAAGTAAAAGATTCCATGAACTTAATGCCTTGGCTAGAAGATGATTGGAAAAACATGGTTAATGAATTACTTGATAGTGAAAAACTAAGTGGCGAACAGCATGTTCCATTTATTGATAGCGTTGTGAATGGTACAAAAAGGCGATTCGTCGTTAATATGATAAACAAAGGTAAGATAAAAGGTATAGACGATGATGTTGCTGTTGAAATATGCGCATGGGTGAGTGGTGAAAATATCGAATTTGAAGAAACACACCTGCCAGAAAGAGTTATCAACTGGTATATAAAACCAAGGGTTTTATTAGCTAAACAAGCGCTTGAGGCGTTTTTGAAAAAAGATACAAAACTCGTCGCGGATATAATTGAACGGGACTGGAGAACAAAAAGTAGTGAGCAAGTTAAGAAATTAATCGATGAACTTTATCCGTTTGTAATTGCAGAAATGAAAAAGATAATCGAAAATTAA